From a single Peromyscus maniculatus bairdii isolate BWxNUB_F1_BW_parent chromosome 4, HU_Pman_BW_mat_3.1, whole genome shotgun sequence genomic region:
- the LOC102919005 gene encoding cystatin-C, which translates to MASSLRVPLLLLALLAVASATAPKQGRRLLGGLQEADVHEEGVQRALDFAISEYNKGSNDAYHSRAIQVVRARKQIVAGVNYYLDVEVGRTTCTKSQPNLADCPFHDQPHLMRKALCTFQIYSVPWQGTHSLTKSSCKDA; encoded by the exons ATGGCCAGCTCGCTGCGCGTCCCGCTGCTCCTGCTGGCCCTCCTGGCCGTGGCCTCGGCCACCGCCCCCAAGCAAGGTCGGCGCCTGTTGGGAGGCCTGCAGGAGGCCGATGTCCACGAAGAGGGCGTTCAGCGAGCTCTGGACTTCGCCATCAGCGAGTACAACAAGGGCAGCAACGACGCGTACCACAGCCGCGCCATACAGGTGGTGAGAGCCCGTAAGCAG ATCGTGGCTGGAGTAAACTACTATTTGGACGTGGAGGTAGGCCGAACCACATGTACCAAGTCCCAGCCAAACTTGGCTGACTGTCCTTTCCATGACCAGCCCCATCTGATGAGG AAGGCGCTCTGCACCTTCCAGATCTATTCCGTGCCCTGGCAAGGCACACACTCCCTGACAAAATCCAGCTGCAAAGATGCCTAA